A single window of Candidatus Eisenbacteria bacterium DNA harbors:
- the fliJ gene encoding flagellar export protein FliJ, with the protein MKFRFPLDRLLRLRERLERERAASLGAARREEQLREHTAREAAVANERSRDQLGARPSHAVAAGSIQNMRLAVEAVAMAARNAQIDVDKAREHTAAQESQWNDARRDRRVIEKLRERRQGEHAVEASRDEQKELDAMAQNRRGPQRHAQDEEGSR; encoded by the coding sequence ATGAAATTCCGATTCCCCCTCGACCGCCTGCTGCGACTGCGCGAACGCCTCGAACGCGAACGCGCGGCGTCACTCGGCGCGGCCCGGCGCGAGGAACAGCTTCGCGAGCACACCGCGCGCGAAGCCGCGGTGGCGAATGAACGCAGCCGCGATCAGCTCGGTGCCCGCCCTTCGCACGCCGTGGCGGCGGGATCGATTCAGAACATGCGGCTCGCCGTCGAGGCCGTGGCCATGGCGGCGCGCAACGCGCAGATCGATGTCGACAAGGCGCGCGAACACACTGCCGCTCAAGAGAGTCAGTGGAACGACGCGCGTCGCGACCGGCGCGTGATCGAGAAGTTGCGAGAGCGGCGACAGGGCGAACACGCCGTCGAAGCCTCGCGCGACGAACAGAAGGAACTGGATGCCATGGCGCAGAACCGACGCGGGCCGCAGCGCCACGCGCAGGATGAGGAGGGGAGCCGATGA
- a CDS encoding FliI/YscN family ATPase, protein MRETEMNWLSHALEVVDTSPRFEIRARVTRVIGQVIETSSLPSAVGELCRIAHDDRHGMLAQVVGFHERGVLLMPLGDTEGVRPGAWVVPLGRGFYANVGEGLVGRVLDGLGRPIEGRPIQGPRIERSLHCAPPPPLERPRVTRALGTGVRAIDGLLTLGHGQRIGIMAGSGVGKSVLLGMIARRTTADVNVIALLGERGREVREFLERDLGPEGLARSVVIVATSDQPAVVRATGALVATAIAEHFRDQGRDVLLMMDSVTRVAMAWREIGLAVGEPPTTKGYPPSTFAALPRLLERAGTSERGSITGLYTVLVEGDDFNEPIADAARSILDGHIVLTRRLANSKHYPAIDVLESVSRVRDQVLDPATLNATNTVLKLEAAYRAHEDLIAVGAYKAGVDPTVDAAIALRGEWLDFLQQAPEEGTGLEEISSRVRALALAAGKAVGPRDGGAA, encoded by the coding sequence ATGCGTGAGACCGAGATGAACTGGCTCTCGCATGCACTCGAAGTGGTCGACACGAGTCCGCGTTTCGAGATCCGCGCGCGTGTGACGCGCGTGATCGGGCAGGTGATCGAGACCTCGAGCCTGCCCTCGGCGGTCGGCGAACTGTGCCGCATCGCGCACGACGACCGACACGGCATGCTGGCGCAGGTGGTCGGCTTCCACGAGCGCGGCGTGCTGCTGATGCCGCTCGGGGACACCGAAGGCGTGCGACCCGGCGCATGGGTCGTCCCGCTCGGCCGAGGCTTCTATGCGAACGTCGGCGAAGGGCTGGTCGGGCGGGTGCTCGACGGTCTTGGACGGCCGATCGAGGGTCGCCCGATCCAGGGGCCGCGCATCGAACGCTCGCTCCACTGCGCACCACCGCCGCCGCTCGAGCGCCCGCGCGTCACGCGGGCACTCGGCACCGGCGTGCGTGCGATCGACGGCTTGCTCACGCTGGGCCACGGCCAGCGCATCGGCATCATGGCCGGCAGCGGTGTTGGAAAAAGCGTGCTGCTCGGCATGATCGCGCGCCGCACCACCGCCGACGTCAACGTGATCGCGCTGCTGGGCGAGCGTGGTCGCGAAGTGCGCGAGTTCCTGGAGCGCGACCTGGGGCCCGAGGGCCTCGCGCGCTCGGTCGTGATCGTCGCGACCAGCGATCAGCCGGCCGTGGTGCGGGCGACCGGAGCGCTGGTCGCCACCGCGATCGCCGAGCACTTCCGCGATCAGGGGCGCGACGTGTTGCTCATGATGGACTCGGTCACGCGTGTCGCCATGGCGTGGCGCGAGATCGGACTCGCGGTCGGCGAACCGCCGACCACCAAGGGCTATCCACCCTCGACGTTCGCGGCGTTGCCGCGGCTGCTGGAGCGCGCCGGCACCTCGGAACGCGGCAGCATCACGGGGCTCTATACCGTGCTGGTCGAGGGCGACGACTTCAACGAACCGATCGCCGATGCCGCGCGCTCGATCCTGGACGGACACATCGTACTGACGAGGCGGCTGGCGAACTCCAAGCACTACCCCGCCATCGACGTGCTCGAGAGCGTGAGCCGCGTGCGCGACCAGGTGCTGGACCCGGCGACGCTCAACGCCACCAACACGGTGCTCAAGCTCGAAGCCGCCTACCGTGCGCACGAAGATCTGATCGCGGTCGGCGCCTACAAGGCCGGCGTCGATCCGACCGTGGATGCCGCGATCGCATTGCGCGGCGAGTGGCTCGACTTCCTCCAGCAGGCGCCCGAGGAGGGCACCGGGCTGGAAGAAATCTCGAGTCGCGTCCGCGCGCTGGCGCTCGCGGCCGGCAAGGCCGTCGGGCCGCGCGACGGAGGTGCGGCATGA